The Streptomyces albofaciens JCM 4342 genome has a segment encoding these proteins:
- a CDS encoding 4Fe-4S dicluster domain-containing protein, with translation MSRSAVAPDAVISATDGLATLVGVLAEEHTVIGPTPRDGAIVLAELSTADELPHGCGVETAAGRYRLVRRPDAMIFAHSAGPQSWKAYLHPQRERLWTVDRDARGRLAFRAEDGEPPAYAFLGVRPCDLRAIAIQDRVLGGGPHADTAYRRRRDRTFIVAVECTDPGATCFCTSMGTGPGVGEGGPPAYDLALTEVLDEDGHRFRVRAGSPAGERVLARLPRRTCDPATRTAARAAVTAAAEHMERAMPPVDLHTLMAGSHDATRWDDVAARCLTCGNCTMVCPTCFCTTTEDVTDLTGDHAERWQRWDSCFDLDFTHLHGGPVRASARSRYRQWLTHKLGTWHDQFGESGCVGCGRCIVWCPVGIDITEEAAALHAEARSSHATDEEAPS, from the coding sequence ATGTCCCGGAGTGCAGTTGCACCGGATGCGGTGATCTCGGCGACGGACGGGCTGGCCACGCTGGTCGGTGTCCTCGCCGAGGAACACACCGTCATCGGCCCCACCCCCCGCGACGGCGCGATCGTCCTCGCGGAGCTCTCCACGGCGGACGAGCTGCCGCACGGCTGCGGTGTGGAGACGGCGGCCGGCCGGTACCGGCTGGTGCGCCGCCCGGACGCGATGATCTTCGCGCACAGTGCCGGGCCGCAGTCGTGGAAGGCGTACCTGCACCCGCAGCGCGAGCGGCTGTGGACGGTGGACCGGGACGCGCGGGGCCGGCTCGCCTTCCGTGCGGAGGACGGCGAGCCGCCCGCGTACGCGTTCCTGGGCGTACGGCCGTGCGATCTGCGGGCCATTGCCATCCAGGACCGGGTGCTGGGCGGCGGACCGCACGCGGACACCGCCTACCGGCGCCGCCGCGACCGTACGTTCATCGTCGCCGTGGAGTGCACCGATCCCGGCGCCACCTGCTTCTGCACGTCGATGGGCACGGGCCCGGGCGTCGGGGAGGGCGGTCCGCCCGCGTACGACCTGGCGCTGACCGAGGTGCTGGACGAGGACGGGCACCGCTTCCGGGTACGGGCGGGGAGCCCGGCGGGTGAACGGGTACTGGCCCGGCTCCCCCGCCGTACCTGCGACCCGGCGACCCGGACCGCCGCCCGCGCGGCCGTCACGGCCGCCGCGGAGCACATGGAACGCGCCATGCCGCCGGTCGACCTGCACACCCTGATGGCCGGTTCACACGACGCCACCCGCTGGGACGACGTCGCCGCACGCTGCCTGACCTGCGGCAACTGCACGATGGTCTGCCCGACCTGTTTCTGCACCACCACCGAGGACGTCACCGATCTGACGGGCGACCACGCGGAGCGGTGGCAGCGCTGGGACTCCTGCTTCGACCTGGACTTCACCCACTTGCACGGCGGCCCGGTCCGCGCGTCCGCGCGCAGCCGCTACCGGCAGTGGCTCACCCACAAGCTCGGCACTTGGCACGACCAGTTCGGGGAGTCGGGCTGTGTCGGCTGCGGGCGCTGCATCGTGTGGTGCCCGGTCGGCATCGACATCACCGAGGAGGCCGCCGCCCTGCACGCGGAGGCCCGCAGCTCGCACGCCACCGATGAGGAGGCACCGTCATGA
- the ppk2 gene encoding polyphosphate kinase 2 translates to MRQARRPGSLPRAAYQRELLHLQTELVKVQEWVRAEGARLVVVFEGRDAAGKGGVIKRVAEHLNPRVARIVALPAPSGRERGQWYFQRYVERLPTAGEIVLFDRSWYNRAGVEHVMGFCDDEEYRRFLRQCPVFERMLVEDGILLRKYWFSVSDAVQEQRFRSRLEDPTRRWKLSPMDLESVTRWEAYSRAKDTMFAHTDIPEAPWYVVESDDKRRARLNMIAHLLSTLPYHEVRQPELTLPPRPPSTGYRRPPRESQTRVPDHPVPD, encoded by the coding sequence GTGCGTCAGGCCCGGCGGCCGGGTTCCCTCCCCCGGGCCGCGTACCAGCGCGAGTTACTGCATCTGCAGACCGAGCTGGTCAAGGTCCAGGAGTGGGTGCGGGCCGAGGGCGCCCGGCTCGTGGTCGTCTTCGAGGGGCGGGACGCGGCCGGCAAGGGCGGTGTGATCAAGCGGGTGGCCGAGCACCTCAACCCGCGGGTCGCGCGGATCGTCGCGCTGCCCGCGCCGTCCGGCCGGGAGCGGGGGCAGTGGTACTTCCAGCGGTACGTGGAACGGCTGCCGACCGCGGGCGAGATCGTGTTGTTCGACCGCAGTTGGTACAACCGGGCCGGTGTCGAGCACGTCATGGGCTTCTGCGACGACGAGGAGTACCGGCGCTTCCTGCGCCAGTGCCCGGTGTTCGAGCGGATGCTGGTGGAGGACGGCATCCTGCTGCGCAAGTACTGGTTCTCGGTGAGCGACGCCGTACAGGAGCAGCGCTTCCGCAGCCGCCTGGAGGACCCGACGCGGCGCTGGAAGCTGTCGCCCATGGACCTGGAGTCCGTCACCCGGTGGGAGGCGTACTCCCGCGCCAAGGACACGATGTTCGCGCACACCGACATCCCCGAGGCCCCGTGGTACGTCGTCGAGAGCGACGACAAGCGACGGGCCCGCCTCAACATGATCGCGCACCTGCTGTCCACGCTCCCCTATCACGAGGTGCGGCAACCGGAACTCACGCTGCCGCCACGGCCGCCGTCCACCGGCTACCGGCGCCCGCCGAGGGAGTCCCAGACCCGTGTACCGGACCACCCCGTCCCTGACTGA